GAGCACGCCGATCACGAGGAACAGCCCCGCCGGCTCCAGCCGCGCATAGGCCATGGCCGCGCGCATCGGCAGCAGGCCGACCACGATGCGGCCGCCATCAAGCGGCGGGATGGGGAAGAGGTTGAACAGGCCGAGCACCAGATTCGCGAGGATGGAAAGCGCCAGGAAGCGATAGACCAGCGCCATCGAGTCGGCCGAGAGACTTCCCTCCAGCCAGGAAGCCGGGTGGATCAGCAGCGCCGCGATCAGGGCCAGGGCGAAGTTCATGGCCGGCCCCGCGATCGCCACCCACATCATGCCCACGCGGGGATTGGCGAAGTTGCGGATATCCACCGGCACGGGCTTGGCCCAGCCGAACATGACATCCACCCGCCCCGTCGCCAGCAATTGCGAGACCAGCAGGATGCCCGGCACCAGCAGCGTGCCCACCGGGTCCACATGACGGATCGGATTCAGCGAGATCCGGCCCATCCACTTGGCGGTGGGGTCGCCGAGCGCCAGGGCCGCATAGCCATGCGCCGCCTC
This region of Sediminicoccus rosea genomic DNA includes:
- a CDS encoding site-2 protease family protein, whose translation is MLPDLAVAVLASIIAITLHEAAHGYAALALGDPTAKWMGRISLNPIRHVDPVGTLLVPGILLVSQLLATGRVDVMFGWAKPVPVDIRNFANPRVGMMWVAIAGPAMNFALALIAALLIHPASWLEGSLSADSMALVYRFLALSILANLVLGLFNLFPIPPLDGGRIVVGLLPMRAAMAYARLEPAGLFLVIGVLFLLPALIPAFQPMDVFVREIIRPAFDFTLRAAGVTR